A section of the Tolypothrix sp. NIES-4075 genome encodes:
- a CDS encoding alkaline phosphatase family protein — MKKMLFGVASTLLTTAIVSNTLMAGVQAIKPRDTVVGISKGTVGSTTGKQNGFLITDVPGITIGDKTGKDKNFRSCAFTDNLTKMCAPFSHVLIISIDGLHNSDLSVANLQSSLTNIKRLQSEGVTYTNAFTSAPSDSFPGELNYITGANPGTTGVFYDKSYSRALYAPGTTAAQIAAGTATPGTGVEFAENVDASWNNGKGGTLDGGQGFDTTQLPSDSNGNPVYPNQYLKVNTIFDVASAAGLRTAWSDKHPAAYTILAGPSSDPTKFNFATGQVGSISDYSSLEINAAVAIDPTKPGPLPNSIGALVDQSTDTPYSNTNTNITSTFFNDATKGNPALFKAPPTGFSASQFTSVATTSAYDDLKVKQILNEIDGLNDSGTTTVGTPAIFGLNLQAVSVAEKEPATLFNGGGIDKDGNARPDLVSAVAHTDASIGLILDELKKQGLDSSTLVILTAKHGQNPVQDPTVGLSSTFDSVTGETGGDGNLTAVGALLVRNGIQIASENGGDTSSLIFLKNKSDVRRAVALLNTKDYSFDSAKDLTSDPTGNTLFSTEDAAAQGKVLSGQGIINAGLGNPRTSDRTPDIIVPLNTGYFFGNATKKRAEHGGFTDADTHVALIAGSTGLSRNLQGTTNSQTISTTQIAPTTLQVLGLDPKQLQGVQIDRTQALPLKGRNFQIKKYPIDKERREQGE; from the coding sequence ATGAAGAAAATGCTTTTCGGCGTGGCTTCAACTCTGTTGACGACGGCGATTGTCAGCAACACCCTAATGGCTGGTGTCCAAGCAATCAAGCCCAGAGACACTGTAGTTGGTATATCAAAAGGTACTGTAGGCTCCACTACTGGTAAACAGAATGGATTCTTAATCACTGATGTCCCAGGGATCACGATTGGGGACAAAACAGGTAAAGACAAGAACTTCCGTAGTTGTGCTTTTACCGATAATTTGACCAAAATGTGTGCCCCCTTTAGTCACGTTTTGATTATTTCGATTGATGGATTGCACAACTCCGACCTATCAGTTGCTAATCTGCAATCTTCTTTGACAAATATCAAGCGATTACAGAGTGAAGGTGTGACATACACCAATGCTTTCACTTCTGCACCATCAGATTCCTTCCCTGGGGAGCTAAACTATATCACTGGTGCTAACCCCGGTACGACAGGTGTATTTTATGATAAATCCTACAGTCGCGCCTTGTATGCGCCAGGCACTACTGCTGCCCAAATCGCCGCAGGAACAGCTACACCAGGTACTGGTGTAGAATTTGCTGAAAACGTTGATGCATCTTGGAATAATGGTAAGGGTGGCACATTAGATGGGGGTCAGGGATTTGATACAACCCAATTACCATCTGACAGCAATGGCAACCCTGTTTACCCCAACCAGTACCTGAAAGTAAACACCATTTTTGACGTAGCTAGCGCGGCTGGACTGCGTACTGCTTGGTCTGACAAGCATCCCGCAGCTTATACCATCCTCGCTGGACCATCATCAGACCCAACGAAGTTTAATTTCGCAACGGGTCAGGTCGGCAGCATTAGCGATTACTCTTCACTAGAAATTAACGCCGCAGTGGCGATTGATCCAACTAAGCCAGGACCCCTGCCAAACAGTATTGGTGCTTTAGTCGATCAATCAACAGATACTCCTTACTCCAACACCAACACTAATATCACGTCCACTTTCTTTAACGACGCGACGAAGGGTAATCCTGCTCTGTTTAAAGCTCCACCTACTGGTTTTAGCGCGAGCCAGTTCACTAGTGTAGCAACAACCTCAGCCTACGACGATCTCAAGGTTAAGCAGATTTTAAACGAGATCGATGGATTGAACGATTCAGGTACTACAACTGTTGGCACTCCGGCAATTTTTGGCTTGAATTTACAAGCTGTGAGCGTAGCCGAGAAAGAGCCTGCTACTCTATTTAATGGTGGAGGGATTGACAAAGATGGAAATGCCCGTCCTGACCTCGTAAGTGCAGTTGCCCATACTGATGCCAGCATCGGTTTGATTTTGGATGAACTGAAAAAGCAAGGATTAGACAGTTCTACTTTGGTGATTTTGACTGCCAAGCACGGACAAAATCCCGTCCAAGATCCGACTGTTGGTTTGAGCAGCACATTTGATAGTGTTACTGGGGAAACTGGTGGTGATGGAAATCTTACTGCTGTTGGCGCTCTTTTAGTAAGGAACGGCATCCAAATTGCTTCGGAAAATGGTGGTGATACTTCATCACTGATCTTCTTGAAGAATAAATCTGATGTCCGAAGAGCTGTAGCCTTACTAAATACTAAGGATTACTCATTTGATAGTGCTAAAGATTTAACTAGTGATCCCACAGGAAATACTTTGTTTTCAACTGAGGATGCGGCTGCTCAGGGGAAGGTATTGTCTGGTCAGGGTATCATCAATGCAGGATTGGGAAATCCAAGGACAAGCGATCGCACCCCTGATATTATTGTTCCACTCAATACTGGCTATTTTTTTGGTAACGCCACCAAGAAGCGTGCAGAGCATGGTGGATTTACTGATGCTGACACCCACGTAGCCCTGATTGCTGGTAGCACTGGATTGTCCCGCAATCTGCAAGGTACGACCAACAGTCAAACAATTTCTACCACCCAAATTGCTCCAACTACACTACAGGTTCTAGGTTTAGATCCTAAGCAACTTCAAGGTGTCCAGATTGATAGAACCCAGGCATTACCACTGAAAGGAAGGAACTTCCAAATTAAAAAATACCCAATAGATAAAGAGCGCAGGGAGCAGGGGGAGTAA
- a CDS encoding beta-propeller fold lactonase family protein yields MMKRNQGYLLCLTLASALFANTLPVFGRTTNPVGNIGDGAALLPTGQIITPAAAPGSTFAPLPTDLRTDGTADAAEAVSTALSPDGKTLLVLTSGYNQNFRDENTGSNIDYPVLDPTTGKPTATRTTKAEWVFVYAVNSGKLLKQQQINIPNTYNGLAWAQDGQRFYVSGGIDDRIYVYTLNGNQYVPDAPFILLGHNSNQTAPFPKYDGGLLKNTPASQLATGAVVAGVAVSKDGKTLVAANFENDSISIVDTNTRQVLREIQFFKPGDKEATGEFPFDIALKSTNGGLADKAFISSQRDNEVLAVNINSGEITRIPVSSQPNKILLSSDQNRLYVANGNNDSISVIDTNTDKVVQTISLSRPGDKYKGANPNSLSLSPDQQTLYVTLGGENAVAVVDLQLGQVIGRIPTGWYPNSVSISPNGKRLYVVNAKSNSGPNPSNSRTTPAGQARNTNFRNDYTWALEKAGLSIIPVPQRGSLARLSAQVDENNGFDNRRPDPIMRLLQKKIKHVIYIVKENRTYDQVLGDLPVGNGDPALTLFPQLISPNHHKLASDFTTFDNFYDSGESSGVGWNWSTYARTTDYTEKTQSVLYGNAGFNGLTYDYEGTNRNISLGLPQTSSNASSVNTRLTGLLDPTGQSSILPGNTDVDAPEGDGDLGTNVIGGYLWDTALRAGKTVRNYGFFVDNGIPYTSSQTDPTQPDPNNPAYIPISPTPYANNIPQAPVTKSVLLDKTDLYFRSFDQNNADIYLYNEWERDLKQNGLPNLMLVRLSHDHFGSFGTALFGLNTPELQMADNDYAVGKLVEKISHMPEWKETAIFIIEDDSQNGPDHVDSHRSLAYIISPYIRRRALVSTNYNTVSMLRTMEDLLGISYLSINDANAEPMSDAFTRRPDFTPYTAVVPSNLCVAPVDPNLVPACKDQNVKKTAAMPILRNKTWWAEITKDFNFRGEDKLDPEEFNEILWAGIKGDNIPYPEERSRANLRQNRAALLKRWQLSENLRSAEAKK; encoded by the coding sequence ATGATGAAGAGAAATCAAGGGTATTTACTGTGTCTTACACTAGCAAGTGCTTTGTTTGCAAACACACTACCAGTATTTGGTCGCACTACTAATCCTGTTGGTAACATAGGCGACGGTGCAGCTTTATTACCTACAGGTCAAATAATCACACCCGCAGCAGCACCAGGCTCTACTTTTGCACCTTTGCCAACTGATTTACGTACAGATGGTACTGCTGATGCAGCCGAGGCTGTAAGTACAGCCCTGAGTCCAGATGGTAAAACTTTACTGGTGCTCACCAGTGGCTACAATCAAAACTTTAGGGACGAAAATACTGGTAGTAATATTGATTATCCTGTACTAGATCCGACCACTGGCAAACCTACTGCGACAAGAACGACAAAAGCAGAATGGGTTTTTGTCTATGCTGTTAATAGTGGTAAGTTGCTTAAACAGCAGCAGATCAACATTCCCAATACTTATAATGGTTTAGCTTGGGCGCAAGATGGTCAACGTTTCTATGTATCAGGTGGGATTGACGATCGCATTTATGTTTATACCTTAAACGGCAACCAGTATGTACCAGATGCCCCATTTATTTTACTAGGACACAATTCTAATCAAACTGCTCCATTCCCTAAATATGATGGTGGTTTGTTAAAAAACACACCTGCCAGCCAACTAGCAACGGGAGCAGTCGTCGCAGGTGTTGCAGTTAGTAAAGACGGCAAAACTCTAGTTGCGGCTAATTTTGAGAACGACTCTATATCAATTGTTGATACTAATACTCGTCAGGTACTGCGGGAAATTCAGTTCTTTAAACCGGGTGATAAAGAAGCAACGGGAGAATTTCCCTTTGATATAGCCCTAAAGAGTACAAACGGTGGTTTAGCTGATAAAGCTTTCATCAGCAGCCAGCGAGATAATGAAGTGCTTGCTGTTAATATTAATTCTGGCGAAATTACCCGAATCCCTGTAAGTAGTCAACCAAACAAAATACTACTTTCATCAGACCAAAATCGACTTTATGTAGCTAACGGTAACAATGACTCAATTTCAGTCATCGATACAAATACTGATAAAGTCGTTCAAACCATCTCTTTGTCTCGACCTGGAGATAAATACAAAGGTGCAAACCCCAATTCCCTAAGTCTTTCTCCAGACCAACAAACATTATATGTCACCTTAGGTGGTGAGAATGCTGTTGCCGTTGTCGATTTACAATTAGGTCAGGTAATTGGACGCATACCCACAGGCTGGTATCCAAATTCTGTAAGTATTAGTCCAAATGGTAAAAGGCTCTACGTTGTCAATGCCAAGAGTAATTCCGGTCCTAACCCTTCTAACAGTCGGACAACACCAGCAGGACAAGCACGTAACACAAATTTTAGAAATGATTACACCTGGGCTTTGGAAAAAGCTGGACTTTCAATTATTCCGGTTCCACAGCGCGGTTCATTGGCAAGACTTTCAGCACAGGTAGATGAAAATAACGGTTTTGACAATCGTCGTCCTGACCCCATAATGAGGTTGTTACAGAAAAAGATTAAGCACGTTATCTACATAGTTAAAGAGAACCGTACTTATGACCAGGTACTCGGTGACTTGCCTGTGGGGAATGGTGATCCGGCATTGACTTTATTCCCACAACTCATTTCACCAAACCATCACAAACTTGCTTCCGACTTTACCACCTTTGATAACTTCTATGACAGTGGTGAATCGAGTGGGGTGGGTTGGAACTGGTCTACCTATGCTCGGACAACAGACTACACAGAGAAAACCCAATCAGTTCTCTACGGTAATGCAGGGTTTAACGGTTTAACCTATGACTACGAAGGTACTAATCGCAACATTAGCCTTGGACTTCCACAAACTTCTTCTAATGCTTCTTCAGTGAATACGCGTCTAACCGGACTTTTAGATCCAACAGGTCAGTCTTCTATCTTACCTGGAAACACAGATGTGGATGCTCCAGAGGGAGATGGTGATCTAGGAACTAATGTGATTGGTGGCTATCTTTGGGATACAGCACTACGTGCTGGTAAGACTGTTCGCAATTATGGTTTCTTTGTAGACAACGGAATTCCTTACACCAGTAGTCAGACTGATCCAACACAGCCTGATCCTAATAACCCGGCTTATATACCAATTTCCCCAACTCCTTACGCTAACAATATTCCCCAAGCTCCTGTTACAAAGTCTGTATTGTTAGATAAAACCGATCTTTACTTCCGTTCATTCGATCAAAATAATGCTGATATTTATTTGTACAACGAATGGGAAAGGGATCTGAAGCAAAATGGACTACCCAATTTAATGCTTGTGCGTTTATCTCACGATCATTTTGGTTCCTTTGGTACTGCTTTGTTTGGGCTAAATACTCCTGAACTGCAAATGGCTGATAATGACTATGCAGTAGGCAAGTTGGTAGAAAAAATTTCTCACATGCCAGAGTGGAAGGAAACAGCAATTTTCATCATTGAAGATGACTCCCAAAATGGTCCAGATCACGTTGATTCCCATCGCTCTTTAGCCTACATTATCTCTCCTTACATCAGACGCCGTGCGCTTGTCAGCACTAATTACAATACTGTTAGTATGCTGCGAACAATGGAAGACTTACTGGGTATTAGTTACCTCAGTATAAATGATGCCAATGCCGAACCAATGTCAGATGCCTTCACTAGAAGACCGGATTTCACACCTTACACAGCTGTTGTGCCAAGTAACTTGTGTGTTGCTCCTGTAGATCCCAATTTAGTGCCTGCGTGTAAAGACCAAAATGTAAAGAAAACAGCAGCTATGCCAATTCTCCGGAATAAAACTTGGTGGGCTGAGATAACAAAAGATTTCAATTTTAGAGGTGAAGATAAGCTTGATCCTGAAGAATTTAATGAGATTCTTTGGGCAGGAATTAAGGGTGATAATATTCCCTATCCAGAAGAACGTAGCCGTGCAAACTTGCGGCAAAATCGTGCTGCGCTTCTAAAACGTTGGCAATTAAGTGAAAATCTTCGCTCTGCTGAAGCTAAGAAGTAA
- a CDS encoding iron uptake porin — translation MFKMFWQLLPISPIALGILAVGTAITQTIAAPVLAESSQEQDGKAEFINSNTLSLENSDTELDTAEQVTSVSQLSDVQPTDWAFQALQSLVERYGCIAGYPNATYRGNRALTRYEFAAGLNTCLERMNQLIATATTDLVKKEDLVTLQKLQENFAAELATLKGRVEVLESHLETVERQQFSTTTKLNGEAIFGISGFATGQDSTNADIPRTTTFSDRIRLNFDTSFTGKDLLRTRLQALNFNYFSSQAGTNSRLPEGTLAFNAEIDDEDPANNAVTLDTLYYRFPLGKKTFVTLFANEGEVDDFINTVNPFLDGDDGANGALSRFGSRNSVYYFVPQGTGVGVTHQFSDQLELSLGYLSNTAANPSRDNGIFNGSYGAIAQITFQPTKSLSIGLTYVNAYDNLGEDLATPGTGSKKANLGLATDLPVSTNAYGLEASLEVNPRFLINAWAGYVKSRVIDVGDADIWTYAVGLAFPDLGKRGNLAGIIVGMEPKVTSADGAIANVFSDTIEPQNRDSAKDRNTSMHIEAFYSYAVSDNITITPGLIWLTAPNHDDRNSDALLGVIRTTFNF, via the coding sequence ATGTTCAAGATGTTTTGGCAGTTGCTACCAATTTCACCAATTGCTTTAGGTATATTAGCGGTGGGAACTGCCATAACCCAGACAATTGCAGCACCAGTCTTGGCTGAAAGTTCTCAAGAACAAGATGGTAAAGCTGAGTTTATCAACTCCAATACGCTATCTCTAGAGAATAGTGATACCGAACTTGACACGGCAGAACAAGTTACATCTGTTTCTCAACTGTCGGATGTACAGCCTACAGATTGGGCATTCCAAGCATTGCAATCTTTAGTTGAGCGTTATGGATGTATTGCGGGTTATCCGAATGCAACCTATCGAGGGAACCGTGCTTTGACTCGTTATGAGTTTGCAGCTGGTCTGAATACTTGTTTGGAACGGATGAATCAACTGATTGCCACAGCAACAACTGACTTAGTGAAAAAAGAGGATCTAGTAACGTTGCAAAAATTACAAGAAAATTTTGCGGCAGAATTAGCTACCTTAAAAGGTCGAGTTGAAGTGTTGGAATCTCATTTGGAAACTGTAGAAAGACAGCAGTTCTCTACTACAACGAAATTGAATGGAGAAGCTATCTTTGGCATATCGGGGTTTGCCACCGGTCAAGATTCCACTAATGCTGATATTCCCAGAACAACTACCTTTAGCGATCGCATCCGTTTGAATTTTGACACCAGTTTTACTGGTAAAGACTTGTTGCGAACTCGACTACAAGCTCTCAATTTCAACTACTTCTCCAGTCAAGCTGGTACTAATAGTAGATTACCCGAAGGAACTCTGGCTTTTAATGCAGAGATTGATGATGAAGATCCAGCAAATAACGCTGTTACCCTCGATACTCTATATTATAGATTTCCACTTGGCAAGAAAACCTTCGTTACCTTATTCGCTAATGAAGGGGAAGTAGATGATTTTATCAATACTGTCAACCCTTTCTTGGATGGAGACGATGGGGCAAATGGTGCTTTATCAAGGTTTGGTAGCCGTAATTCAGTCTACTACTTTGTACCTCAAGGAACGGGGGTTGGGGTAACACATCAATTCTCTGATCAATTGGAATTGAGTTTGGGATACCTATCTAATACGGCTGCTAATCCCAGTCGCGACAATGGTATTTTCAATGGTTCCTATGGTGCGATCGCTCAAATAACTTTTCAACCCACTAAAAGCCTCAGTATAGGTTTAACCTATGTCAATGCCTATGACAATTTAGGAGAAGACCTCGCAACTCCAGGTACAGGCAGTAAAAAGGCAAACTTGGGTTTAGCAACTGATCTACCCGTTTCAACCAATGCCTACGGTTTAGAAGCATCTTTGGAAGTAAATCCCCGTTTTTTGATTAATGCTTGGGCTGGTTATGTTAAAAGTCGAGTTATCGACGTAGGAGACGCTGATATTTGGACTTATGCAGTTGGTCTTGCCTTCCCTGATTTGGGTAAAAGAGGCAATTTAGCGGGGATTATTGTCGGTATGGAGCCGAAAGTCACCAGTGCCGATGGTGCGATCGCAAATGTTTTCTCAGATACAATTGAGCCACAAAACCGAGACTCAGCAAAAGATCGAAATACTTCTATGCATATAGAGGCTTTTTATAGCTACGCAGTTTCAGACAACATAACCATTACCCCTGGTTTGATTTGGCTAACTGCCCCTAATCATGATGATCGAAACAGCGATGCTCTTCTTGGAGTTATTAGAACTACTTTTAACTTCTAA
- a CDS encoding helix-turn-helix domain-containing protein: MGKEKPFVVDPTQENAFSNIFPSPPVLSSHKAGWSGIRLEYHRQSMWETPDYCLENHVISVNLGQTNRLERIIDGRFQKASMLTGNVGLYPAHLQQKHLWDGKAEFLLLSLEIELVAYKACELLGTNEIELVPHLVIQDPLIQQIGLALKAELESDGLGGRLYVESMANALIIHLLRQYSTQEKNIPTYQGGLPQQKLKEVTDYIHDHLEQNISLNELAVTAQLSPHHFCRLFKQSTGLSPHQYLILSRVERARHLLLQGEMALAEVAVACGFSHQSHLNRHFKRLLGITPKALLKS; the protein is encoded by the coding sequence ATGGGAAAAGAAAAACCTTTTGTGGTTGATCCAACCCAGGAGAATGCTTTCTCAAACATTTTCCCGTCACCGCCTGTGCTTTCTAGCCACAAAGCGGGCTGGAGTGGCATTCGTCTGGAATACCATCGTCAGTCAATGTGGGAAACCCCTGACTACTGCTTAGAAAATCATGTAATTAGCGTCAATTTAGGACAGACCAATCGGCTAGAGCGAATAATTGACGGACGGTTTCAAAAAGCTTCCATGTTGACTGGCAATGTGGGACTTTATCCTGCCCACTTGCAGCAAAAGCACCTTTGGGATGGGAAAGCAGAGTTTCTCTTGCTAAGTCTTGAAATTGAGCTAGTTGCCTACAAAGCCTGTGAGTTGCTAGGGACAAATGAGATTGAACTGGTGCCACATCTGGTGATTCAAGATCCACTAATTCAACAAATTGGATTGGCATTAAAAGCCGAACTAGAGTCGGATGGATTGGGTGGTCGCCTTTATGTGGAATCAATGGCAAATGCTTTGATAATCCATCTGCTACGGCAGTATTCAACCCAAGAAAAGAACATTCCCACTTATCAAGGGGGATTACCTCAGCAAAAGTTAAAGGAAGTAACAGACTACATCCACGACCATTTAGAGCAGAATATCTCTCTGAATGAACTAGCAGTGACAGCCCAACTAAGTCCTCATCACTTCTGTCGGTTATTCAAGCAATCTACAGGCTTATCTCCTCATCAGTATTTAATTCTATCTCGTGTTGAACGTGCCAGACATCTGCTACTACAGGGAGAAATGGCACTTGCAGAAGTGGCTGTTGCTTGTGGATTCAGCCACCAAAGCCATCTCAATCGCCACTTTAAACGTCTGCTGGGAATAACGCCGAAAGCATTGCTGAAATCGTAG
- a CDS encoding NADPH:quinone reductase, producing the protein MRAIRVHQFGSPEVMQLEEIPAPQPGAGEVLMRVHAIGVNPFDTRLRAGEVMKPPLPFIPGEDAAGVIEAVGAGVTSVKVGDRVYGGQSHTGTYAELLVYKESEVYPLPERISFSQGAGIKGPYFTAHYALFGRGRGTPGETVLVHGASGGVGIASVQIARMSGFHVIGTASSQRGRALVLDSGAHAVVDHSDSHYIDQLLELTQGRRFDLILEMKSDVNLAPDAKLIAPGGRIVMIGGQDVGEGMSGRAEFNPFEILFKNAEIVGLFIMLAPAAEIARIQATIFAGLENGTLRPIVGQEMPLASAAEAHRAIDKSGAYGKIILIP; encoded by the coding sequence ATGAGAGCAATTCGAGTGCATCAATTTGGTAGTCCAGAGGTGATGCAGCTGGAAGAAATTCCTGCTCCTCAACCAGGAGCAGGAGAGGTCCTGATGCGAGTCCATGCAATTGGGGTGAATCCGTTTGATACCCGCTTACGAGCTGGAGAAGTTATGAAGCCGCCCCTTCCGTTCATTCCAGGCGAAGATGCAGCAGGAGTAATTGAAGCTGTGGGAGCAGGAGTTACTTCCGTCAAGGTGGGAGACCGTGTCTACGGGGGGCAAAGCCACACGGGAACCTATGCTGAGTTATTGGTATATAAAGAATCAGAGGTTTATCCACTCCCAGAACGTATTTCCTTTTCCCAAGGTGCTGGCATTAAAGGTCCTTATTTTACTGCCCACTATGCTTTGTTTGGCAGGGGTCGAGGGACACCTGGTGAAACAGTACTCGTGCATGGAGCCAGTGGTGGTGTGGGTATTGCCAGTGTACAAATTGCCAGAATGTCGGGCTTTCATGTCATCGGCACTGCCAGTTCTCAACGAGGGCGCGCGCTTGTCCTTGATTCAGGCGCTCATGCAGTGGTTGACCATTCCGACTCTCACTACATAGATCAACTACTGGAATTAACTCAAGGTCGTCGGTTTGACCTGATTCTGGAAATGAAGAGTGATGTCAATCTGGCTCCCGATGCAAAGTTAATCGCACCAGGTGGACGAATTGTTATGATTGGCGGACAGGATGTGGGTGAAGGGATGAGTGGACGAGCGGAATTTAATCCCTTTGAAATCCTATTTAAAAACGCTGAAATTGTCGGCTTGTTTATCATGCTTGCCCCTGCTGCGGAAATTGCCCGTATTCAAGCCACTATCTTTGCAGGTTTAGAGAATGGTACACTCCGCCCCATTGTTGGTCAAGAGATGCCACTGGCCTCAGCAGCTGAGGCTCACCGAGCAATTGATAAAAGTGGTGCTTACGGAAAAATCATTTTAATTCCCTAA
- a CDS encoding YybH family protein codes for MQKLSSLLCALFVSASGIGWTAPTQAQSIDKSSFPKKAIAQNNQASKQADKQAIIQVYQAMNAAIERKDINQLYSYYAPEYSSIGLDGRSTNLQQQSQEIQKFFQILSKINARSEFKQIQINGQTATVVGVGYINGILTDPKNPQFYKPISLESTSQDTWKRTSSGWKLTNTHTLSLKNTSTKNASTRPRQQANQTGNSRIYEQAHQEAIILIDSCYHDKNVEDCNKLNKIESTLKSLCSQNDSQACDTYTSVMQYDAQTHTLESITY; via the coding sequence ATGCAAAAATTATCTTCACTTTTGTGTGCTTTGTTCGTCAGTGCTAGTGGAATTGGTTGGACTGCTCCAACACAAGCACAGAGTATAGATAAATCTTCTTTTCCCAAAAAGGCTATTGCTCAAAATAATCAAGCTAGTAAACAAGCTGATAAACAAGCAATTATTCAAGTATACCAAGCCATGAATGCGGCTATCGAGCGTAAAGATATTAACCAGTTATATTCTTACTATGCCCCAGAGTATAGTAGTATTGGACTTGACGGAAGAAGCACAAATTTACAGCAACAAAGTCAGGAAATACAGAAGTTTTTTCAGATTTTAAGTAAAATCAACGCTCGCAGTGAATTTAAACAGATTCAAATTAATGGTCAAACTGCGACAGTAGTGGGTGTTGGATATATTAACGGAATTCTCACAGACCCTAAAAATCCTCAATTTTATAAGCCGATTTCATTAGAAAGTACATCTCAAGATACCTGGAAACGTACTAGTAGTGGATGGAAATTGACAAATACCCATACTTTATCGCTAAAAAATACATCTACAAAAAATGCGTCTACAAGACCTAGACAACAAGCTAATCAAACGGGGAATTCTCGTATTTATGAACAAGCTCATCAGGAAGCTATAATACTTATTGACAGTTGCTACCATGACAAAAACGTAGAAGACTGCAATAAATTAAATAAAATTGAAAGCACGTTAAAAAGTTTATGTAGTCAGAATGATTCTCAAGCATGTGATACTTATACATCGGTAATGCAATATGATGCACAGACGCATACACTCGAAAGCATTACCTACTAA
- a CDS encoding EF-hand domain-containing protein encodes MATEQELRSLFDKLDRDQDGKVSLNDIFLSPGLSTIILLETSTNTPQELLAQSNLDKNDSITYEELKKVVKKAGNLT; translated from the coding sequence ATGGCAACCGAGCAAGAGCTTCGATCTCTTTTTGATAAATTAGATCGCGATCAAGACGGCAAAGTCTCCCTTAATGATATTTTTTTAAGTCCTGGCTTAAGTACAATCATCTTATTAGAAACAAGTACCAATACTCCTCAAGAGTTACTAGCACAGAGTAATTTAGACAAAAACGATAGTATTACCTATGAAGAGTTAAAAAAAGTAGTTAAAAAAGCAGGTAATTTAACCTAG
- a CDS encoding tyrosine-type recombinase/integrase, with the protein MHHQIANFNFNPESLAYPLPVPLTLHPAEVYLRSLGEGSRRTMREALNNIAKLLTNDACDATTIDWSKLRYQHTAAVRSVLMEKYSPAMANKMLCALRRTLKEAWRLGLMSTDEYGRAADIASVRGKSLLKGRALDPEEITALWDDCIRDNSNLGARDAALLGVLTVGLRRSEIAHLDLTDFKPRSRSLTIREAKGRSERIVYLPLASVRAVQDWLVIRGKEAGALFYPLDKGHKVIPRRMSEQGVLRALQRRGERAGVEGFTPHDFRRTFIGNLLDAGADIVTVAHLAGHASPSTTSKYDRRGEAAKKRAIDLLDVPYSAIRFS; encoded by the coding sequence ATCCACCACCAGATCGCCAATTTTAATTTCAACCCGGAGTCGCTGGCGTATCCCTTACCGGTACCGCTAACTTTACACCCAGCTGAGGTTTACTTGCGATCCTTGGGTGAAGGTTCCCGACGCACGATGCGCGAAGCTCTCAATAATATAGCGAAACTCCTCACTAACGATGCTTGCGATGCAACAACTATTGATTGGTCGAAACTAAGATACCAACACACGGCTGCGGTTAGGTCGGTGTTGATGGAAAAATACAGTCCGGCAATGGCTAACAAAATGTTGTGCGCGTTGCGGCGAACGCTAAAAGAGGCATGGCGGTTGGGATTGATGTCCACGGATGAGTATGGACGGGCAGCTGATATCGCTTCTGTGCGGGGTAAGAGTTTACTGAAAGGGCGAGCGCTCGATCCGGAGGAAATTACTGCATTATGGGATGATTGTATACGGGATAACTCAAATTTGGGGGCGAGGGATGCGGCGCTGCTGGGGGTTTTGACGGTGGGGTTGCGCCGTAGTGAAATCGCGCACCTTGATTTGACCGATTTTAAGCCGCGCAGTCGATCGCTGACTATCCGCGAAGCTAAGGGGCGTTCGGAGCGAATTGTATACTTACCATTAGCTAGTGTACGGGCTGTGCAAGATTGGTTGGTTATCAGGGGGAAAGAGGCGGGAGCGTTGTTTTATCCGTTGGACAAGGGGCATAAAGTTATACCAAGACGCATGAGCGAGCAAGGGGTATTGCGGGCTTTGCAGCGACGTGGGGAACGCGCGGGTGTGGAGGGGTTTACGCCGCACGATTTTAGAAGAACTTTTATTGGTAATTTATTAGATGCAGGGGCAGATATTGTCACTGTAGCTCACCTTGCAGGTCATGCGTCGCCAAGCACTACGAGTAAGTACGATAGGCGTGGGGAAGCGGCGAAGAAACGGGCGATTGATTTGCTGGATGTACCTTACAGTGCAATACGGTTCAGTTAA